Proteins encoded within one genomic window of Pantoea eucalypti:
- the dcuS gene encoding DcuS/MalK family sensor histidine kinase, translating into MKLSTLTTLMMTAVIITVLVAVHLLYFVQIDNFAQSHLKDKAMAVARTLADTPEVQRGLLLPDGSSQIQPLAEAARKRNGLLFVVVTDMQGIRFSHPNAAVIGKHFVGNDIYPTLDGRENVAVNHGVLVEALRVFTPVYNAQHQQIGVVAIGIALNDVAAQIAKSRWNIVWTVLFGGLAGLLGMLILVRRLKTILLGLEPHEISSLFEQRQAILNSIKEGVIAVDDQSRVSLINHAAQQLLHETTRKMPSSGDLIAEESVMHRHQQDALHAGKAWYDQELTLGNRILISNTVPVRSRDRIIGAVTTFRDKTEISQLMQRLDGMVNYVDALRERSHEFMNKLHVILGLLHMKNYAQMEEYILKTANAYQTEIGSLLQKIKSPIIAGFLLSKINRVTDEGHQLIIDEASFLPDCGSEEQNAVLITVLGNLIENSLEALDPETEGEIHLMLHYQNGWLACEVSDDGPGIDGNQLSTIFERGVSSKGDDRGVGLFLVKQQTESLGGNVSVESEPGVFTQFLVQLPWERGMITQ; encoded by the coding sequence ATGAAACTCAGTACTCTGACCACCCTGATGATGACCGCCGTTATCATCACGGTATTGGTCGCTGTCCATCTGCTCTATTTCGTTCAGATTGATAACTTTGCTCAGTCGCATCTCAAAGACAAGGCGATGGCAGTGGCTCGCACGCTGGCAGACACGCCTGAAGTTCAGCGTGGTTTGTTGTTGCCGGACGGCAGCAGTCAGATTCAGCCGCTGGCTGAAGCGGCCCGCAAGCGTAACGGTCTCCTGTTCGTGGTGGTCACGGATATGCAGGGTATTCGCTTTTCACATCCCAATGCGGCGGTGATTGGCAAACACTTTGTCGGCAATGATATCTATCCCACGCTGGACGGACGGGAAAATGTCGCCGTCAATCATGGCGTACTGGTGGAGGCACTGCGGGTATTTACGCCCGTTTATAACGCACAGCATCAGCAGATTGGCGTCGTGGCGATCGGCATCGCACTGAATGATGTGGCGGCCCAGATTGCTAAAAGCCGCTGGAATATCGTCTGGACAGTCCTGTTTGGTGGTCTGGCAGGCCTGTTGGGTATGCTTATTCTGGTCAGGCGACTAAAAACCATCTTACTGGGGCTGGAGCCGCACGAAATTTCCAGCCTGTTTGAGCAGCGTCAGGCCATTCTGAATTCCATTAAAGAGGGTGTGATTGCAGTAGACGATCAGTCGCGCGTCAGCCTGATCAACCACGCGGCTCAGCAGTTGTTACATGAGACGACCCGCAAGATGCCGTCAAGCGGCGATTTGATTGCAGAAGAGAGTGTGATGCATCGTCATCAGCAGGATGCACTGCATGCAGGTAAAGCCTGGTACGACCAGGAGTTGACGCTGGGTAACCGGATCCTGATCAGCAACACCGTGCCTGTTCGCAGTCGCGACCGCATAATTGGCGCGGTGACCACCTTCAGGGACAAGACGGAGATTAGCCAGCTGATGCAGCGGCTGGACGGCATGGTAAACTATGTGGATGCATTACGTGAACGGTCCCATGAGTTCATGAACAAGCTGCATGTGATTCTGGGCCTGCTGCACATGAAAAATTATGCGCAGATGGAAGAGTACATCCTGAAAACGGCTAACGCCTATCAGACTGAAATCGGTTCACTGCTGCAAAAGATTAAGTCGCCGATCATTGCCGGCTTCCTGCTCAGTAAAATCAACCGGGTGACCGATGAAGGTCATCAGCTGATTATTGATGAAGCGAGTTTTCTGCCTGACTGCGGCAGCGAGGAGCAGAACGCGGTTCTGATTACCGTACTGGGCAATTTAATTGAAAACTCGCTCGAGGCGCTGGACCCGGAAACTGAAGGGGAAATTCACCTCATGCTGCACTATCAGAACGGCTGGCTGGCCTGCGAAGTGAGTGATGATGGGCCGGGCATTGACGGCAACCAGCTCAGCACCATTTTTGAGCGCGGTGTTTCATCAAAAGGCGACGATCGTGGTGTCGGATTATTTCTGGTGAAGCAGCAGACCGAAAGCCTGGGCGGCAACGTCAGTGTCGAATCGGAACCGGGTGTATTTACCCAATTCTTGGTACAACTTCCGTGGGAGAGAGGAATGATTACCCAATGA
- the mqo gene encoding malate dehydrogenase (quinone), which translates to MMNSKKVIPTLSLAALLVSSALHAETSPEKTDVLLIGGGIMSASMGTMLEELQPGWKQIMVEKLDGVALESSNGWNNAGTGHSANMELNYTPERKDGSIDVSKALEINEAFMISRQFWSSQVKEGVMHDPRSFINSTPHMSFVWGDNVDFLTKRYAALQKTALFQGMKFSTDHKQIEQWAPLVMEGRDPQQKVAATWTPVGTDVNYGEITRQLIGSLKKNDNFRLETSSEVTDFKRNGDNSWHVTIKDAKNGNERAVDAKYVFIGAGGGALKLLQKTGIPEADNYAGFPVGGSFLVTENKAIADRHLAKVYGQASTGAPPMSVPHLDTRYLDGKRVVLFGPFATFSTKFLKNGSLFDLLSTTTTHNIVPMTDVGMDNFDLVKYLIGQVMLSDEDRFKALQEYYPDAKKEDWKLIQAGQRVQIIKKDADKGGVLKLGTEIVTDQQKTVAALLGASPGASTAAPISLSVMQKLFPEEFKSPEWQAKIHKMIPGYGQKLNDNVPLLQQVWNETAQTLQLTTPPVINMEDKTTDAPAAQPEKAAPSAKHDMAL; encoded by the coding sequence ATGATGAATTCAAAGAAAGTTATTCCCACTCTTTCCCTCGCGGCCTTGTTAGTTTCTTCAGCCCTTCACGCTGAAACCTCACCAGAAAAAACTGACGTCCTGTTAATTGGCGGCGGCATTATGAGCGCCTCAATGGGCACCATGCTGGAAGAGCTGCAGCCTGGCTGGAAACAGATCATGGTTGAGAAGCTGGATGGCGTGGCACTGGAATCCTCTAACGGCTGGAACAATGCCGGTACAGGTCACTCTGCCAACATGGAACTGAACTATACGCCTGAGCGTAAAGACGGTTCTATCGACGTCTCTAAAGCGCTGGAAATTAACGAAGCGTTCATGATTTCTCGCCAGTTCTGGAGCTCACAGGTTAAAGAGGGCGTAATGCACGATCCGCGCTCTTTCATTAACTCAACGCCACACATGAGCTTCGTCTGGGGCGACAACGTCGACTTCCTGACCAAACGCTATGCGGCGTTGCAGAAAACGGCGCTGTTCCAGGGCATGAAGTTCTCTACCGATCACAAGCAGATCGAGCAGTGGGCACCACTGGTCATGGAAGGTCGCGATCCACAGCAGAAAGTGGCTGCAACCTGGACGCCAGTTGGCACCGATGTTAACTATGGTGAAATTACCCGTCAGTTGATCGGCAGCCTGAAAAAGAACGATAACTTCCGTCTTGAAACCTCTTCTGAAGTTACCGACTTCAAACGTAACGGCGACAACTCCTGGCACGTCACCATTAAAGACGCTAAAAACGGCAACGAACGTGCTGTTGACGCGAAATATGTCTTTATCGGTGCGGGTGGTGGTGCGCTGAAATTACTGCAGAAGACCGGTATCCCGGAAGCGGATAACTATGCGGGCTTCCCGGTAGGCGGATCATTCCTGGTGACTGAAAACAAGGCGATTGCCGATCGTCACCTGGCGAAAGTCTATGGTCAGGCGTCAACCGGTGCACCGCCGATGTCGGTTCCGCATCTGGATACCCGTTATCTGGACGGCAAACGCGTCGTGCTGTTTGGACCGTTTGCGACCTTCTCCACCAAGTTCCTGAAAAACGGTTCGCTGTTTGATCTGCTGAGCACTACCACGACTCATAACATCGTGCCGATGACCGATGTGGGTATGGATAACTTCGACCTGGTGAAATACCTGATCGGACAGGTCATGCTGAGTGATGAAGATCGCTTTAAAGCACTGCAGGAATACTATCCGGACGCGAAGAAAGAGGACTGGAAACTGATTCAGGCCGGTCAGCGTGTGCAGATCATCAAGAAAGATGCTGATAAAGGTGGCGTGCTGAAGCTGGGTACAGAAATTGTGACCGATCAGCAGAAAACCGTGGCGGCACTGTTGGGTGCATCTCCTGGTGCCTCAACCGCAGCGCCTATCTCCCTGAGCGTGATGCAGAAACTGTTCCCGGAAGAGTTCAAGTCACCGGAATGGCAGGCGAAGATCCACAAGATGATCCCAGGTTACGGTCAGAAACTGAATGACAACGTGCCGTTGCTGCAGCAGGTCTGGAATGAGACCGCTCAGACTCTGCAACTGACCACGCCGCCCGTGATCAACATGGAAGACAAAACCACAGATGCGCCGGCCGCACAGCCTGAGAAGGCTGCGCCTTCAGCGAAACACGATATGGCGCTGTAA
- a CDS encoding VF530 family DNA-binding protein, with amino-acid sequence MNAHTSKDPLHGVTLEMQIKSLVAQYGWAELGKRININCFKSDPSVKSSLKFLRRTPWARAEVEALYLDSLSAQPAAREEPSDADQAPAEDPWGNWRDKTPE; translated from the coding sequence ATGAACGCACACACCTCAAAAGATCCTCTGCATGGCGTAACGCTGGAGATGCAGATTAAAAGTTTAGTCGCGCAGTATGGCTGGGCGGAGCTGGGAAAACGGATCAACATTAACTGCTTTAAAAGCGATCCCAGCGTTAAATCGAGCCTGAAGTTTTTACGTCGTACCCCCTGGGCGCGGGCTGAAGTCGAAGCGCTTTATCTCGACTCGTTAAGTGCGCAACCTGCAGCGCGTGAAGAACCGTCAGACGCGGATCAGGCCCCTGCTGAAGATCCCTGGGGAAACTGGCGCGACAAAACGCCGGAGTAA
- a CDS encoding MFS transporter, giving the protein MSGPVGNLLSSASRKRALLAGSVGNFIEWYEFAVYGFLATVIAQNFFRLEGESALTGLLLTYASFAIAFFFRPLGAIIFGRMGDRIGRKPVLIFVLIMMTLATAAIGLVPTYARLGILAPLIVTGLRILQGLFAGGEYGGAVSLMTEFAPRGKRGLYGAWQSFTVALGLLAGAGIVALLSVLLTPEQMLSWGWRIPFFVALPLGVLALWLRVQMEETPAFIQQQAQPVAKIDASLGDTLKTILLGICRLMVWSAAGYTWLVIMPTYLQASLHTGFNQALLIAVISNLGFAATIIPAGMLSDRIGRRAVMVSAAVLLLVLSLPLLNVLQSESAGLLLKALVVFIAGGVVGLLAGPGPAMLSEMFPTRVRYTGLGLAYSLSNAVFSGCAGLIITGLIKETGNPDIPAWYVMATALVSIVALMTLNKDDHLRMLDEPHAR; this is encoded by the coding sequence ATGTCCGGACCCGTTGGAAATCTGCTCAGCTCTGCCAGCCGTAAACGTGCGCTGCTTGCCGGTTCGGTAGGGAATTTCATTGAATGGTATGAGTTCGCGGTTTATGGTTTTCTGGCTACCGTTATTGCGCAGAACTTCTTCCGGCTGGAAGGGGAATCCGCGCTGACCGGGCTGCTGCTGACCTATGCCTCATTCGCCATCGCTTTTTTCTTCCGTCCGCTGGGTGCGATCATCTTTGGCCGTATGGGCGACCGCATCGGGCGCAAACCTGTACTGATCTTTGTGTTGATCATGATGACGCTGGCGACGGCGGCTATTGGTCTGGTTCCCACCTACGCCCGGTTGGGTATTCTGGCGCCGCTGATCGTGACCGGTCTGCGCATCCTGCAGGGGCTATTCGCGGGTGGCGAGTATGGCGGGGCAGTTTCACTGATGACCGAGTTTGCGCCGCGCGGTAAGCGGGGTCTGTATGGCGCATGGCAATCCTTTACCGTGGCGCTGGGTTTGCTGGCAGGCGCGGGCATTGTCGCGCTGCTTTCGGTGCTGCTGACGCCGGAGCAGATGCTGAGCTGGGGCTGGCGCATTCCGTTCTTTGTCGCGCTGCCACTGGGCGTTCTGGCGCTCTGGCTGCGGGTTCAGATGGAGGAGACGCCGGCATTTATTCAGCAGCAGGCGCAACCTGTAGCAAAAATCGACGCCAGCCTGGGTGACACACTGAAAACAATTCTGCTGGGTATCTGCCGACTGATGGTGTGGTCGGCGGCGGGCTATACCTGGCTGGTGATCATGCCGACTTATCTGCAGGCATCGCTGCATACTGGCTTTAACCAGGCGCTGCTGATTGCGGTGATATCCAACCTCGGCTTTGCCGCAACGATTATTCCGGCCGGAATGCTGAGCGACAGGATTGGGCGACGGGCAGTCATGGTCTCGGCGGCGGTACTGCTGCTGGTACTTTCTCTGCCGCTGTTAAACGTGTTGCAGTCAGAGAGCGCCGGATTGCTGCTAAAAGCGCTGGTGGTGTTTATCGCGGGCGGGGTAGTCGGATTGCTCGCCGGGCCAGGACCCGCGATGCTGTCCGAAATGTTTCCGACGCGGGTGCGCTATACCGGGCTTGGGCTGGCCTATTCACTCTCCAATGCGGTGTTTTCCGGCTGCGCAGGATTAATCATCACCGGACTGATTAAGGAGACGGGTAACCCCGATATTCCCGCCTGGTATGTGATGGCGACAGCACTGGTAAGTATTGTGGCACTGATGACGCTCAATAAAGATGACCATCTGCGGATGCTGGATGAGCCACACGCACGCTGA
- a CDS encoding pyridoxal phosphate-dependent decarboxylase family protein: MSRLNPILAASAQSTEAYQQAIAQSSAAVVKWLEQPEMYQGKTVAELRERITLDFNPQGLGNQAAIERAIEYFLKDSLSVHHPQCVAHLHCPSLVISQAAEVLINATNQSMDSWDQAPSATLIEMKLIEWLRTQVGYQPGDAGVFTSGGTQSNLMGLMLARDAWFARQGHSVQQDGLTGDLKKIKVFCSENAHFSVQKNMALLGLGYQSVTQVKCDRFARMDMDDLRHKLAVSKANGENILAIVATAGTTDAGAIDPLREIAALAAEENIWVHVDAAWGGALLLSEKYRDYLDGIELVDSITLDFHKQFFQTISCGAFLLKEARHYELMRYQAAYLNSEFDEAQGVPNLVSKSLQTTRRFDALKLWMGLEALGQKQYAEIIDHGVTLAQQVAQYVDEQPALELVMKPQLASVLFRYRPAHLAHFSSADIALLNQRIGDALLESGRANVGVTEHDGVTCLKMTLLNPTVTLDDIKVLLTLVETTAQKLV; the protein is encoded by the coding sequence ATGTCCCGGTTAAACCCGATTCTGGCGGCCTCAGCACAGAGTACCGAGGCCTACCAGCAGGCGATTGCCCAGAGTAGCGCGGCTGTCGTTAAGTGGCTGGAACAACCTGAGATGTATCAGGGAAAAACCGTCGCAGAGCTGCGCGAGCGCATCACGCTGGACTTCAATCCTCAGGGCCTGGGCAACCAGGCCGCGATTGAACGCGCCATTGAGTACTTCCTCAAAGATAGCCTGTCGGTGCATCACCCGCAGTGTGTGGCGCACCTGCACTGTCCGAGCCTGGTTATCAGCCAGGCGGCGGAAGTGCTGATCAACGCCACCAACCAGAGCATGGATTCATGGGATCAGGCACCGTCTGCCACCCTGATTGAAATGAAGCTGATTGAGTGGCTGCGCACCCAGGTGGGTTATCAGCCTGGCGACGCCGGTGTCTTCACCAGCGGCGGTACACAGAGCAACCTGATGGGGCTGATGCTGGCACGTGACGCCTGGTTTGCCCGCCAGGGACATTCGGTACAACAGGATGGCTTAACCGGCGACCTGAAGAAGATTAAAGTCTTCTGCTCAGAAAACGCACACTTCTCCGTACAGAAGAACATGGCGCTGCTGGGTCTGGGTTATCAGTCCGTCACGCAGGTAAAATGTGACCGCTTTGCCCGCATGGACATGGATGACCTGCGCCACAAGCTGGCCGTATCCAAAGCCAACGGCGAAAACATTCTGGCGATCGTTGCCACAGCCGGTACCACCGATGCGGGTGCGATCGATCCGCTGCGTGAGATCGCGGCGCTGGCGGCGGAAGAGAACATCTGGGTGCACGTCGATGCAGCCTGGGGTGGCGCACTGCTGCTCTCAGAAAAATATCGCGATTATCTGGATGGCATTGAGCTGGTCGACTCCATCACCCTGGACTTCCATAAGCAGTTCTTCCAGACCATCAGTTGTGGCGCTTTCCTGCTGAAGGAAGCACGTCATTATGAGCTGATGCGCTACCAGGCGGCCTACCTGAACTCTGAGTTCGATGAAGCGCAGGGCGTGCCGAATCTGGTGTCCAAATCGCTGCAGACCACCCGCCGTTTTGATGCACTGAAACTGTGGATGGGCCTGGAAGCGCTGGGTCAGAAGCAGTATGCCGAAATCATCGATCACGGTGTGACGCTGGCGCAGCAGGTTGCTCAGTACGTTGATGAACAACCAGCGCTGGAGCTGGTGATGAAACCGCAGCTGGCCAGCGTGCTGTTCCGCTATCGTCCGGCGCATCTGGCGCACTTCAGCAGTGCGGATATCGCCCTGTTGAACCAGCGTATCGGTGATGCTCTGCTGGAGTCAGGCCGCGCTAACGTTGGCGTGACCGAGCATGATGGCGTGACCTGCCTGAAAATGACGCTGCTGAACCCGACAGTGACGCTGGATGATATCAAAGTGTTGCTGACGCTGGTGGAAACCACGGCACAAAAGCTGGTGTAA
- a CDS encoding diaminobutyrate--2-oxoglutarate transaminase: MMTDKVRIDSLNAQNANATNETYLARQAEFESNVRSYPRKLPFAIAKAQGVWITDVENNQYLDCLAGAGTLALGHNHPDVLQSIQHVITSGLPLHTLDLTTPLKDEFSEYLLSLLPGQGKEYCLQFTGPSGADAVEAALKLAKKHTGRSGIISFSGAYHGMTHGALSVTGNLSPKEAVDGMMPEVQFMPYPHLYRCPLGIGGEAGVKALTYYFENLINDVESGVRKPAAVILEAVQGEGGVNPAPAEWLQRIRKVTKEHGILLIIDEVQAGIARTGKFFAFEHAGIEPDIIVMSKAVGGGLPLAVLGIKKEFDAWSPGHHTGTFRGNQLAMATGLTTLKLLKDNNIADKVAAQGEWLKGKLGELQQRYPVIGNVRGLGLMIGIELVKPDEPADHMGSFPADGELSALVQKKCFENGLILERGGRHGSVLRLLPSLLITDAELDVFMDKFENALLSAGVKPV; this comes from the coding sequence ATGATGACGGATAAAGTCCGTATTGATAGTTTGAATGCACAGAACGCAAACGCTACCAACGAAACGTATTTAGCCCGTCAGGCTGAATTTGAATCAAACGTTCGCAGTTATCCTCGTAAATTGCCATTCGCAATTGCGAAAGCTCAGGGTGTCTGGATTACAGATGTCGAGAATAATCAGTATCTCGACTGTCTTGCAGGTGCAGGAACGCTGGCGCTGGGACATAACCATCCCGATGTTTTGCAGAGCATTCAACATGTCATTACCAGCGGCTTGCCGTTACATACTCTTGATTTAACTACGCCTTTAAAAGATGAGTTCTCTGAGTACCTGCTCTCCTTATTACCGGGCCAGGGCAAAGAGTACTGCCTGCAGTTTACTGGCCCGTCCGGCGCAGATGCCGTTGAAGCGGCGCTGAAACTGGCGAAAAAGCACACCGGTCGTTCCGGCATTATCAGCTTCTCCGGTGCCTATCACGGTATGACCCACGGCGCGCTGTCGGTCACCGGCAACCTGTCTCCGAAAGAAGCCGTTGATGGCATGATGCCGGAAGTGCAGTTCATGCCTTATCCGCACCTTTACCGCTGCCCGCTGGGCATTGGTGGTGAAGCGGGCGTAAAAGCACTGACTTACTACTTCGAAAACCTGATTAATGACGTTGAAAGCGGCGTTCGCAAACCCGCTGCCGTCATTCTGGAAGCGGTTCAGGGTGAAGGCGGTGTTAACCCGGCGCCAGCGGAATGGCTGCAGCGTATCCGCAAAGTCACCAAAGAGCATGGCATTCTGCTGATCATTGACGAAGTCCAGGCGGGTATTGCCCGTACCGGTAAATTCTTCGCCTTTGAACACGCGGGTATTGAGCCAGACATCATTGTGATGTCCAAAGCGGTCGGTGGTGGTCTGCCACTGGCGGTACTCGGCATTAAGAAAGAGTTCGATGCCTGGTCACCAGGTCACCACACCGGCACCTTCCGTGGTAACCAGCTGGCAATGGCCACCGGCCTGACGACCCTGAAACTGCTGAAAGATAATAACATCGCTGACAAAGTCGCGGCACAGGGCGAATGGCTGAAAGGCAAACTGGGCGAGCTGCAGCAGCGCTATCCGGTCATCGGCAATGTGCGCGGTCTGGGTCTGATGATCGGTATTGAGCTGGTGAAACCCGATGAGCCTGCTGACCACATGGGCAGCTTCCCGGCAGACGGCGAGCTTTCTGCGCTGGTTCAGAAGAAATGCTTCGAGAACGGCCTGATTCTGGAGCGCGGCGGACGTCACGGCAGCGTATTACGTCTGCTGCCTTCCCTGCTGATCACGGATGCAGAACTTGACGTGTTCATGGATAAATTTGAAAACGCCCTGCTGTCAGCTGGCGTGAAACCAGTTTGA
- a CDS encoding TetR/AcrR family transcriptional regulator, with protein sequence MKESAEALRTRILDAAIVLFIEKGIEKVTTRELTESMGISRSHIYHYFSNWQTLCLAALERFMQVDFETFADSLKMLTPRQRLATLIESHLPSAPDATWQLYASFWQTAAHNEAYAALADEMTDAWQGLMEAIIRDGVTDETLQCINVPRTARQISAMLNGYADLLTINPSEKKAREALADLNQFIDAVLS encoded by the coding sequence ATGAAAGAGTCAGCTGAAGCATTGAGAACCAGGATACTGGATGCGGCGATAGTCCTGTTTATTGAAAAAGGGATTGAAAAAGTGACTACCCGGGAGCTCACCGAATCAATGGGTATCTCACGCAGTCATATCTACCACTATTTCAGTAACTGGCAGACACTCTGCCTGGCGGCGCTGGAGCGCTTCATGCAGGTGGATTTTGAAACGTTTGCTGACTCCCTGAAGATGCTCACACCCCGCCAGCGGCTGGCGACGCTTATCGAAAGCCATCTGCCGAGCGCACCGGATGCAACCTGGCAACTCTATGCGTCGTTCTGGCAGACGGCTGCACATAACGAAGCCTATGCGGCGCTGGCCGATGAGATGACGGATGCCTGGCAGGGTTTGATGGAAGCGATTATTCGTGACGGCGTCACGGATGAGACACTGCAGTGCATTAACGTGCCCCGTACCGCCAGACAGATCAGCGCCATGCTCAACGGCTATGCCGACCTGCTGACCATCAATCCTTCTGAAAAAAAAGCACGCGAAGCACTGGCAGACTTAAATCAATTTATTGATGCTGTCCTGTCATAA
- a CDS encoding ABC transporter six-transmembrane domain-containing protein, which yields MHSSKTILPVAAPRSAILTLKMLGRRHSRKLFLTLLLVVAENVMYLLYPLLAGFAINAIISGRTWHAVLYAAMVFTMWAIGAARRSVDTRTFARIYAELAVPVIVAQRSENQSASTIAARVALSREFVDFFEKHLPVLITSLASMTGAAVMLLAIEFWTGAGCLAILLFFACFLPGFTRKNDALFGRLNNRLEKEVSFVSNANAASLGRHYGVLAILRIRLSDREAYGYLAIGSVAALLFAATIAVMSSRGGTDAGHIYSVMTYMWMFAMSLDDGPQLLEKYSQLKDIGRRVNTGTQ from the coding sequence ATGCATTCCTCAAAAACTATCCTTCCTGTTGCGGCTCCCCGCAGCGCTATTCTGACATTAAAAATGCTTGGCCGTCGCCATAGCCGCAAGCTTTTCCTCACGCTGCTACTGGTGGTGGCGGAGAATGTCATGTATCTCCTCTATCCGCTGCTGGCAGGCTTCGCGATCAATGCGATCATCTCCGGCAGGACCTGGCATGCAGTGCTCTATGCCGCGATGGTCTTTACTATGTGGGCCATTGGCGCAGCAAGACGCAGTGTGGATACCCGCACCTTTGCCCGCATTTACGCTGAACTGGCCGTGCCGGTGATTGTGGCGCAGCGCAGCGAAAACCAGAGCGCTTCAACGATTGCCGCGCGGGTGGCGTTGTCACGTGAATTTGTCGACTTTTTTGAGAAACATCTTCCAGTGCTGATAACCTCGCTGGCGTCGATGACCGGTGCCGCCGTGATGCTGCTGGCTATCGAGTTCTGGACCGGCGCAGGCTGTCTGGCGATCCTGCTGTTCTTTGCCTGTTTTCTGCCGGGGTTTACCCGTAAAAACGACGCGTTGTTTGGTCGTCTGAATAACCGGCTGGAGAAAGAGGTGAGCTTTGTCAGCAATGCGAACGCCGCGTCACTTGGCCGTCACTATGGCGTGCTGGCCATCCTGCGCATCCGCCTCTCCGATAGGGAAGCGTACGGTTATCTGGCGATTGGCAGCGTGGCGGCGCTGCTGTTTGCTGCCACCATTGCAGTGATGTCCAGCCGTGGCGGCACTGATGCGGGTCACATCTATTCGGTGATGACCTATATGTGGATGTTTGCCATGAGCCTGGATGATGGTCCACAGCTGCTGGAGAAATACTCCCAGCTGAAAGACATTGGCCGGCGGGTGAATACAGGCACGCAATGA